A window from Lagopus muta isolate bLagMut1 chromosome 5, bLagMut1 primary, whole genome shotgun sequence encodes these proteins:
- the PODN gene encoding podocan isoform X1 → MLFSIHLISDSRGAMPAGGRELLVLGLLALGCAAANDFPEGVVGRRRPPGPAHGCPRDCGCTQEGVVDCGGIDLKEFPLLLPELTNHLSLQNNQIEEIFPEELARLHRLETLNLQNNRLTSKGLPEEAFEHLENLNYLYLANNKLTVAPKFLPNTLISADFAANYLTKIYGLTFGQKPNLRSVYLHNNKLSDAGLPDNMFNGSNNVEILIMSSNFLKYVPKNLPPALYKLHLKNNKLEKIPKGAFSELTGLRELYLQNNYLTNEGMDNETFWKLSSLEYLDLSSNNLSQIPSGLPRNIVLLHLEKNAIKVIGRDVLTQIKNLEYLLLHNNKLKARGIHPSAFQGLKKLHTVHLYNNLLERIPSGLPRRVKTLMILHNQISEINRNDFATTYFLEELNLSYNKLKSPQIHREAFRKLRQLKSLDLSGNNLNTVPYGFPKNLQVLKLKENEISDIPKGTLSGMTKLRELYLSNNKLKVNSIYSRAWRELSSLQSLDMAGNQLTSIPSGLPESLEYLYLQNNKITVVSEDVFESTPKLKGIYLRFNKIAVGALKVNIFQSLQHLQVLDIEGNLEFSNTSKNKDDSEEELEDEEDEEN, encoded by the exons ATGCTCTTCTCCATTCATCTGATCTCTGACAGCAGAG GGGCGATGCCAGCCGGGGGCCgggagctgctggtgctggggctgctggcgcTGGGCTGTGCCGCCGCCAACGACTTCCCCGAGGGTGTTGTGGGGCGAAGGCGCCCACCAGGCCCGGCCCACGGCTGCCCCCGTGACTGCGGCTGCACCCAGGAGGGCGTCGTGGACTGCGGTGGCATCGACCTGAAGGAGTTCCCGCTGCTGCTGCCGGAGCTGACCAACCACCTCTCGCTGCAG AACAACCAGAtagaagaaatctttccagAAGAGCTTGCTCGTCTTCACAGACTGGAAACTCTAAATTTGCAAAACAACAGGCTGACTTCAAAAG gGCTGCCAGAGGAAGCATTTGAGCACCTGGAGAACCTGAATTACCTATACTTGGCAAACAATAAG ctaACAGTGGCTCCAAAATTCCTACCAAATACCTTGATCAGTGCAGATTTTGCAGCCAATTATCTCACTAAGATATATGGGCTCACATTTGGACAGAAACCAAACTTGAG GTCTGTTTACCTTCATAACAACAAACTTTCAGATGCTGGCTTACCTGATAATATGTTCAATGGCTCTAACAATGTGGAGATACTCATCATGTCCAGCAATTTCCTGAAATATGTTCCAAAGAATCTCCCTCCAGCATTATACAAATTACATTTAAAG AACAACAAGCTAGAGAAGATTCCCAAAGGAGCCTTCAGTGAACTTACAGGCCTGCGGGAGCTGTACTTACAGAATAACTACCTGACTAATGAAGGAATGGACAACGAAACTTTCTG GAAACTCTCTAGTCTTGAATATCTGGATTTGTCCAGCAATAACCTCTCACAAATCCCAAGTGGTTTGCCTCGAAACATCGTCCTCCTTCACCTGGAGAAGAATGCAATTAAGGTGATTGGTAGAGATGTCCTGACCCAAATTAAGAACCTTGAGTACCTCCTGCTCCATAATAACAAATTAAAAGCCCGAGGAATTCACCCGTCAGCCTTCCAGGGCTTGAAGAAACTGCACACTGTCCATCTGTACAACAACCTCCTGGAAAGGATTCCCAGTGGGCTGCCTCGACGAGTGAAAACACTCATGATCCTGCATAACCAGATTTCTGAGATTAACAGGAATGACTTTGCTACCACTTACTTCCTTGAAGAGCTGAACCTGAGCTACAATAAGCTCAAAAGTCCCCAGATCCATCGGGAGGCCTTCCGTAAACTGAGGCAACTGAAGTCCTTGGATCTTTCTGGAAACAACCTCAACACGGTGCCCTATGGCTTTCCAAAGAACTTGCAGGTtctgaagctgaaggaaaatgagatAAGTGACATCCCCAAAGGGACTCTGTCTGGGATGACAAAACTGCGGGAATTATATTTGAGCAACAATAAACTGAAAGTAAACTCCATTTATTCAAGAGCGTGGAGGGAGCTcagcagtctccag TCACTAGACATGGCTGGCAACCAGCTGACTTCCATCCCCTCAGGCCTGCCAGAATCTCTAGAGTATCTGTATCTTCAGAACAACAAGATCACAGTTGTTTCAGAGGATGTTTTTGAGTCCACACCCAAACTAAAGGGAATTTACCTCAG gTTTAATAAGATTGCAGTTGGAGCACTGAAGGTAAATATCTTCCAAAGTCTACAGCACTTACAAGTACTGGATATTGAAGGGAACCTTGAATTCAGCAACACTTCAAAGAACAAGGATGACTCAGAAGAGGAATTagaagatgaggaagatgaggaaaacTGA
- the PODN gene encoding podocan isoform X2, giving the protein MPAGGRELLVLGLLALGCAAANDFPEGVVGRRRPPGPAHGCPRDCGCTQEGVVDCGGIDLKEFPLLLPELTNHLSLQNNQIEEIFPEELARLHRLETLNLQNNRLTSKGLPEEAFEHLENLNYLYLANNKLTVAPKFLPNTLISADFAANYLTKIYGLTFGQKPNLRSVYLHNNKLSDAGLPDNMFNGSNNVEILIMSSNFLKYVPKNLPPALYKLHLKNNKLEKIPKGAFSELTGLRELYLQNNYLTNEGMDNETFWKLSSLEYLDLSSNNLSQIPSGLPRNIVLLHLEKNAIKVIGRDVLTQIKNLEYLLLHNNKLKARGIHPSAFQGLKKLHTVHLYNNLLERIPSGLPRRVKTLMILHNQISEINRNDFATTYFLEELNLSYNKLKSPQIHREAFRKLRQLKSLDLSGNNLNTVPYGFPKNLQVLKLKENEISDIPKGTLSGMTKLRELYLSNNKLKVNSIYSRAWRELSSLQSLDMAGNQLTSIPSGLPESLEYLYLQNNKITVVSEDVFESTPKLKGIYLRFNKIAVGALKVNIFQSLQHLQVLDIEGNLEFSNTSKNKDDSEEELEDEEDEEN; this is encoded by the exons ATGCCAGCCGGGGGCCgggagctgctggtgctggggctgctggcgcTGGGCTGTGCCGCCGCCAACGACTTCCCCGAGGGTGTTGTGGGGCGAAGGCGCCCACCAGGCCCGGCCCACGGCTGCCCCCGTGACTGCGGCTGCACCCAGGAGGGCGTCGTGGACTGCGGTGGCATCGACCTGAAGGAGTTCCCGCTGCTGCTGCCGGAGCTGACCAACCACCTCTCGCTGCAG AACAACCAGAtagaagaaatctttccagAAGAGCTTGCTCGTCTTCACAGACTGGAAACTCTAAATTTGCAAAACAACAGGCTGACTTCAAAAG gGCTGCCAGAGGAAGCATTTGAGCACCTGGAGAACCTGAATTACCTATACTTGGCAAACAATAAG ctaACAGTGGCTCCAAAATTCCTACCAAATACCTTGATCAGTGCAGATTTTGCAGCCAATTATCTCACTAAGATATATGGGCTCACATTTGGACAGAAACCAAACTTGAG GTCTGTTTACCTTCATAACAACAAACTTTCAGATGCTGGCTTACCTGATAATATGTTCAATGGCTCTAACAATGTGGAGATACTCATCATGTCCAGCAATTTCCTGAAATATGTTCCAAAGAATCTCCCTCCAGCATTATACAAATTACATTTAAAG AACAACAAGCTAGAGAAGATTCCCAAAGGAGCCTTCAGTGAACTTACAGGCCTGCGGGAGCTGTACTTACAGAATAACTACCTGACTAATGAAGGAATGGACAACGAAACTTTCTG GAAACTCTCTAGTCTTGAATATCTGGATTTGTCCAGCAATAACCTCTCACAAATCCCAAGTGGTTTGCCTCGAAACATCGTCCTCCTTCACCTGGAGAAGAATGCAATTAAGGTGATTGGTAGAGATGTCCTGACCCAAATTAAGAACCTTGAGTACCTCCTGCTCCATAATAACAAATTAAAAGCCCGAGGAATTCACCCGTCAGCCTTCCAGGGCTTGAAGAAACTGCACACTGTCCATCTGTACAACAACCTCCTGGAAAGGATTCCCAGTGGGCTGCCTCGACGAGTGAAAACACTCATGATCCTGCATAACCAGATTTCTGAGATTAACAGGAATGACTTTGCTACCACTTACTTCCTTGAAGAGCTGAACCTGAGCTACAATAAGCTCAAAAGTCCCCAGATCCATCGGGAGGCCTTCCGTAAACTGAGGCAACTGAAGTCCTTGGATCTTTCTGGAAACAACCTCAACACGGTGCCCTATGGCTTTCCAAAGAACTTGCAGGTtctgaagctgaaggaaaatgagatAAGTGACATCCCCAAAGGGACTCTGTCTGGGATGACAAAACTGCGGGAATTATATTTGAGCAACAATAAACTGAAAGTAAACTCCATTTATTCAAGAGCGTGGAGGGAGCTcagcagtctccag TCACTAGACATGGCTGGCAACCAGCTGACTTCCATCCCCTCAGGCCTGCCAGAATCTCTAGAGTATCTGTATCTTCAGAACAACAAGATCACAGTTGTTTCAGAGGATGTTTTTGAGTCCACACCCAAACTAAAGGGAATTTACCTCAG gTTTAATAAGATTGCAGTTGGAGCACTGAAGGTAAATATCTTCCAAAGTCTACAGCACTTACAAGTACTGGATATTGAAGGGAACCTTGAATTCAGCAACACTTCAAAGAACAAGGATGACTCAGAAGAGGAATTagaagatgaggaagatgaggaaaacTGA